Part of the Triticum aestivum cultivar Chinese Spring chromosome 4D, IWGSC CS RefSeq v2.1, whole genome shotgun sequence genome is shown below.
cgagtttgcCTTCCGGGCTCCGGTTCTCCTTGAGTTTGTTCCTCTACAGGTAGTCGACGATGCTCCGGCGTAGATTCCTGTCGTCTCCTTGGGACTATGAGGTTAGCGTTTCTCGTTATGTGGCGATATTTGGTGTTAGGTGCTTCAGATCTATATAAGGGTTCAACGGCGACGATTGTGGCTCGAGGGTGTTGCTCCTTAGgagcacgtgcatgaagactttccGACTGTCATTGACAAGGTCAAGTCGGCTCCGGTAGACGAGTGGCGACAGCGACGCGTCGGTGACTCGTTCTGGCGCCAACAATGGTCGTTCGATGGTCTCAAAATCTAAATgtatttttttattatgtttgagatatTTTGTACTTCGGctgaacttttataatagatctaATCATTTTCGCAAAAAAGTCCATGAACATTGTTCACATGTGTGCGTGTACACAGGCATGATGTTAGAGCAACTACGGCGGACCTAACTATGTGTCCGCGGACAATAACTGGCCATCCCTTCATTTGTCGGGGCCCACCGTCGGGTACCTCATTAGAAAATCCTCAGATCCATACAATCACATGCATCTCGATCCCACGCATATCGTTCGACTGCTGCATGATGCATGTCATCGgactatcaaaaattggcatgttttaCTACATCATACATGCCATCAGACTGTCAAAATTTGTCATGTTCTTCATACTAAAGCTATGGAGAAAGTTCATCCTGTGTTGCCCTTGCCCTTGTTGTTGCCCTTGTCGTCTTTGTTGTGAAAGTAGCGCTCGAAGATGCAAATGGATTGTGTCTGATCTGCTCACTGCCAGAGTTGTCTGACCCCTCACTGCCTTCCCCCTTCTCCTCTTTGGGTAGGGGGGGGGCACACACGTGCTACAATGGCAATGACAATGGGAAGCAAGGCTGTAAGGCGGAGCGAATCCGAAAAGATTGCCTCAGTTCGGATTGTTCTCTGCAGAAGAAACATGGGGAGATCCTGAGCTTTGAGGCAACTAAAGAAACAGGGCATCCGGCCATGGCACGGACGCCCGGCTTTGCTCCCTTGCAAGGGCGCGTGTCGTCCCCCTTTTTTCGCTTCTCGATGATGCGAGCATGAAAGGCTTCCTCGTCCAAGGCGGCGTGCGACACTGCCTCGAGGACTGGCATGGCATCCCGCGCCCTTTGCCTCGCACGacgtgcatgatacgtctccaacgtatctataattttttattgttccatgctattgtagtatcaatcttggatgttttatatacatttataagcaactttatatcatttttgggactaacctactaacttagtgcccagtgtcagttgttgttttttgcttgttttttatttcgcagaatatcagtactaaacaaagtccaaatgccacgaaactttttgaagatttttttctagacataagagacactagaagctttgGGAGAAGACCAGACGTGGGAGCATGGGCCCACCACCCATCAAGGCGCCCTGATGGGTGGTGGGACCCATGTGGCTCcatttgacctaactccgcctctataaatactctaaaatcagaAAACCTACaggggagtccacgaaatactttttccgccgccgcaagcctctgttctcgagagatcccatctggggtccctttctggcactctgccggagggggaatcgatcacggaggggttcttcatcaaccttgatgcccctccgatgatgcgtgattagtttaccacaaacctacgggtccatagttggtagctagatgacttcttctctctcgatgtttctcaatacaatgttctccgtgttgttcttggagatctatttgatgtaatgacttttacggtgtgtttgttgagatccgatgaattgcgaatttatgatcagatctatccatgaatattatttgagttttctctgaagttgtttatgcatgattaatatagcttcgtatttcttctctgatttattggtttgtttggacaactagattgatttatcttgtcaTGGGAAgttgtgctttgtaatgggttcgatcttgcagttctcaatcccaatgacagaaggggacatgacacatatgtatcgtcgttgttaagggtaaaaagatggggtttattcatacatgagtttatcttgtctacatcatgtcatcttgcctactgcattactccatttttccatgaacttaatacactagatgcatgctggatagcggtcgatatgtggagtaatagtagtagatgcagaatcgcttcggtctactaatcttggacgtgatgcctatatgtttgatcattgccttggatatcgtcataattattttcttttctatcaattgctcaacaataatttgtctacccaccgtatgctattttctcgagagaagcctctatgaaaactatggcccccgggtctatcttttatcatataaaaatcctaaaaataccttgctgtaatttccttttatttattttattttgtatttttgtcacATCTATTAATCAaaaactatacaatttaatctttctcgtaaccgttgagggattgacaacccctctatgcGTTGAGTTGCAAGTATtttttgtttgtgtgcaggtgctgtttacatagtgttgcttggttctcctactagattgataaccttggttttcatctgaggaaaatacttatctctactatactgcatcatctcctcctcttcggggaactcccaacgcagctcacaagtagcagtgcACGCCGCGCGTTCGCAGTGGACGGGCCGTGACCCATACCGGCATTGACCTCTGACTCAGAGCTTGACGCTGCGGGGATGAGGCGCCACCGAAGGGGTGCGCTGCCATCCTGGACCCCCACCCTGGAGTTGTGATGCCAGATGGTGGTCATCGCATCCGATGATGCCACAGTCAGGCGCCTCGAGCCACCAGCCTCGGTGGATCCAAGTGCCATTTGCGTGGACGCAATGGATCCCCGTCAGATCTAGTTTGATCATGGTTGGTTGCACTCCTCCCGAGAGCGGCGGAGAGCCATGCGAACGACCATCTCCTTCTTGTCTCCGCATGGGACGAGGTCCCAGTTGATGGATCAGGAGATCTCGGAGTCAGATCCGTTGCCCTCCATGCCAGAGAAAACCTAAGATGGTCGGAAAAGAGCTTGGAGTAGAGTGGAGTGGACTAGCTAGGGTTTTAACCAGGATGCCTATAGGGATGAATATATGCGAGGTCAGGGTAGGCCAGCGTGGGCCAGATCGAGCGTGTCGGACGCACTCAGGCGCGTCTGGGCCTCCCCATGTCCACCCAGATattggctggatatgaggggtgtcggtcagcaCTGACATATAGGGGCGGTATGAGTGGTGCGCCTGGGTCGTGACTTTGTGACCGATCATTAACTGGGGCGTCCTCCTAGACGTATAGGGGGGCGTTTGAGGAGTTCGGATATAGATGCTCTTAGTCACCCAACCAGAGTCATCAAATGTCTGATCCGGGTACTCATCTAGGGCAGGATCCTCTTGCACGACCTATAACACATAACAGCGATCCCTTCCTCCTTGGTGATGAGGGCGGCCTCCTCCGCTCGCCCCTCATCAAACGTCTACACCTCCTCCTTTGAGAGCGGCACCCAGTCCGTCTGCCAGGGAACCAACTCCCAGAGCTACACCTGGTTTAGGGAGCTGCCCCTAGATTAAGAGTCACGCGCGGGCGACCACTTCTCAGCATCAGTCTTCTTGCCCATAGCGGCGGTCGTAGGCGTGGTGGTGTGCGGCGACCAGTGGATGTGTGGGGGAGATATGGTCCAATGAATAGTGGGTCCCTTGGACATCTAGACTCCCTTAAAACTCCCCCTGGTTTTGAGGGCGATTTGAGTAAATTGGGACGCCCGGACCAGTCATTGGACATTTGGTGACTAGCGTTGGATGATTGGAAGTGTTTAGATATTAAGTGATCCGTGTTGGAGCTGCCCTTATTGCTTGTGATTCCAATCGCTATTGCGCTGAGTCGGTAGTGTCTTGTTTGGCTGCCCACACCCAATGGATCAAACTTCATTGGATCAGATTTGCCCCTTTTGGTTGTGTTCGTGTTACCTGTATCACACACTCCTTAAAACAACCCTCGCCTTAGCATCGGAGGAACAACTGAATCGGTCGTTTCCAACGAGCTAGACTCAAGGGAGCGCATAAAAGCTGCGGTGCTGCTGGGTACGAGCCCTTTCCACATGTTTTAGTTCTGACCACCTTAATCTCCTTCATCTAATCCCTTTCAATCATACAACGGTGTTTCGATTCGAGATAACCTCTAAACGGAAAAAAATGTACATCAAGTTGTGATTCCATTCCCGTGATCGGTTTCTATTTTCATTGACTGTAAATCTTCAGTTTTGTGTTTGTGTTAAAAACCTTTATAGATGATTTTTGTCAAATTCATCGCACATGGTCGACCGTTGAAATTTCCCTTGAGGTGTATCTTCATCTTGTCATCTCACAAACATTTTGTGTTAATCCTGTTGTATTGTACTAACATGTTCATGCATGCCTGTTATTTTAGAGAAGTTTAATCAAATTCATCGCACACGGTCGATCGTTTGAAATTTTCTTTGACCACGAACTCCATCTCCTTGTTCCACGCAACTCTCATGTTGTAAGCTATTTATTTTGACGCTCATAGTTGAAGTTGTTTAGGGGTGATGGTGTGAGATAAGTTCACCATGTGAACAAGAGGTGAGAGTAACCATTGTGCGCACTTAACCAAACAGTCGAATGTTGCATCTAGCGAGCACAGAGATGCAACCAAAAGGTCTTGCTTGTGTTTCTGCTCCCATGCGAGGAAAAGCAATATAGAAACCAAACAACGTGCAAAACATGGCTCATAACTCGtatcacctaaaatagcctctacCGACCAGGTTCCCATAATGATAAAAAATGATGCGACCAACAAAACAGGCCCTCAAACCTTGCATCGGTGGCACGAGCAAGATCAAAAGGCGTTCATCAACTGGATGCCTCTAAATGTCTCGAATTGGGTATGACGACATGCATAAAAGATCGGTTTATCAGTGGCGACTCTAATAACATTAATTAGACTAGTTGCCTATCAGACAAGATGAAGTATCACTGAGGGTCGCTACACCTACAAGAAGTTACTCTCACGGCTATTTTTCGCATAAAGTAAAAGGTAAATTCAGTATAGCATATTTTAGCAACAATTAACTAGTCTTATTACATAAATAACTTGTGGACTAAAAGTTGCATCAATGTTCTGCTAAATTTGCACACTTTATGTATTGCGATTTGACATTATAATCCATAGACGAAATTGCAATAGCATTTCCTGGACTACAACACTTTCAATATTGCAATTCTAGATCCAGTAATATAAATTCGTCAATAACAAGAAAACAAAATAATTTTAAAAACCGGATAATATGCTAAACCTTTTTTAGGGATGTTAAACCTTTTTGTTATGTCTCCAAGAATGCATAAGTCAACCCCAACCCAAAAACTACTAGTTATACACACATACACCCTTTTttggccgcggggggggggggggggggggggggggtacacaCATACGACCTTGGTAAACAAAGCAACAACTATAGAAGTGGGGCATTTTGGTGACCGGACTCCATGGAGCATGAATTTTTTGAAAAATATCAAAATTCAAACTTTCTGGTTTCAAAATAATCTGAAAAAATAATGCAAGTATACAAGGGCAAAATGTATATGTGTGTGAAAATTGAGAATGAAATACCTTGAAATGAGACATGTACAAAAAAGCAAATTAATGGACTTTGAGTATGAATAGTATCATGTGCTGAAAAACCCAATTTGTTTTGCAGAaccctcatttcaacgtattttgtCCTGAAATTTACATACATGTATATTATGCCTCCCTGTATATCTGTATTTTTTCCATAATTTTTTGAAACGTTGAATTATGAATTTTCAAAATTGCAAATGGATGCCTCCAAAAGCAATTTTCGCAAATATAAAGACAATTTTAATACCGATTAAATGACTTCGTAGTCATGGTCTTTTTCTTAACATAGTAcatacgcaagcgctcatacatacgcgcatacactcacccctatgaacgcatacacacaccctacctctatgagcaccttcgagagactgaactggcatatcatcttgagatttacgaagtcaccgtaggcgcctcgtcgtcgacgggaacgtctcctcccactgaaagcgcgccgcctgaaatcctgaaataaatccaggaatagaTGACTACGAAGTCATGATCTTATGAGACATGCCTTGGTTGTCGTTGCAAGTCCCCATTGTGGATCGATATTTTTCTTGTCAAGCAACTATTAGCTCAAAAGTAAAAATGATGGACTAAGATGGGTAATATATCTCGACATTCATTCTCGAAAAAAAAAACTTGACATTTTGAAATCGTGCACATGCAGAGGAGAGATATATGTATGTTTACTAAGAAATAAAGCAAGAAAGACACGACTCTAGAAAGAAAACAAATTAAGCTAGCAATTGTAACCGACCTATGATCGTCAACTCTAACCCAACTCTTTGCAAGACGACAACCATGGGATCTTAGGGAAATGTACCCATTGAAGCATGAATCTAATATAAGTATCGGAGCCAAGATCTCTCGAGTACAAGACAATGACAATGTAGTATTAAAAACAGTAATATTAGGAGTAGACATGAGGGGTAGTGTTGAAGTATATTGATCCCATGTGTAAGGCCCATAACTCATTAGACATGAGGGGTAGTGTTGAAGTATATTGTCCGCCTCACAATTGGTTAAGACTTTTGGATGAGGTGGGTGGATCATGAATTTATATTAGAAAAAAAAAGCAGGTTAAATAGAAAGACCATGTAAGTCGTTCAacattgttctttaataaacaaaataaaacaaaacaaattgACGAGTCCTGTTGAAGTTCCCTTTTTAGCCGAATCTTTTGGAGTTGAACACGGCCTGTTGCATGCGGGGGAAAAACCCACTCTGTCCTTCTCACGCCTGTGTTGTGCGTGACTTGGTTTTGAAATGATTTGGCACGGGTACGGTCTACTCCACCAGAGACATGACATGTGCGTACGCCCGACGAGTGGCCAGCCTGCCGCCGGCGGCTCGTCGCGTTGCGTCGGCAATCACTCGGCAGTGATAAGAAGTCCACTACTAGTACAAATGGTAGAGTGCTTATCGCATGTTTTTCTTGTTAAAAACTGCCCAGCGTATTTTACCCCGCACCAACTTATCCGAGAGCTCAGATTACATCCCCGCCCCTCAGCTCTCTACTGTTTTTGTTGGCTTTGGTTTTCTCCTAGGTGGCGCCAGTCAGTGAGAAAATAAACATGGCCCCACATGCCATTGTCTtctccatctcttcttgctctgtGCTCTCTCCTTTTGGATCCCCACCATCGACTTCTCCGCGGTAGGGGATATCTCGCCTCTGCCGCCATATTGATGCCgctcaccggggggggggggggggggggggggggggtctggtgcACTTCGTGGAGCAAGAGCGCACCTTTGTAGGCGCTCACTTGTGTGCACCGATCCGACGCCACACTATCGTACAAATTTCAAAACCACACAGTTGTCCATACTAGGACAACGTCCGGCGCACGTGTTGTTGAGTAACGCGCAACCCTTTACAACTGCCCGCCGCCGCACTGTCGTCCAACACCGAATCGCTATATTTTTTCACTCCTCGCCAGCGACCATCAGGGGCGATAGCGCGCGAGctcggtggccaccatcatcgtcCGGGATTGAGTTCGCAACTGTAGGAGCCATCCCTGGCTATCTCATGACTAGGCTACGTGTGCTATTGCCTGGCTACCTTCGCTGGACGCAGTGGCGGACCCAGGAAAAAAATGAAGGGTGTGCACACCCTAAATTTTTTCCCCACCTAATCCATGTGTCAGACAAAATATGGCAAAATAATAATATGAGTAGCTTAATGCAAATCTCACAACAATTTAGTTCACAAAATATATCTTAAATGTGCTCAATTACAATACGAGTAGTCTTACATGAAAAAAGCACAAGTAAAAAATTACATCACTAGGTAACTCTACTTTGCATTGCCATGAAAGCATCAACTATTCATCTTCGCTTACTTCCATGAACACATCCCGTTCAATAAATGTCACCAAGCAATCATTCAAGCGATCATCACTCATAGTAGTCCTCAACTTATTTTCCACTAGATTCATTGCTGAAAATACTTTTTCAACACTCGTTGTCGCCACCGGTAAAATCAATATCAATTTGATGAGTAAGTAGACCAAATCATAAAGAACATGCTTCTTTGTTGCAACAAGCATAATAGAGAGCTCACCAATACTACTTGCATTTCTAAACCTATCATCTTGTCTCATATCGTCAATAAAATTAGTAAGTTGAAATTCTAGCCTTATCAAATCTGTGCTTGAAATGTCCATGGGATAGAATTCAGCAAGTCTCATTACCTTGAGTGCATCATAAGAAGCAAATGAATTGAGGGGATTCAAAGCCGACATGCAAATAAGCAACTCCGTATTAACCTCATCAAACTGATTGTCAAGCTCTTGAATGGTTTGATCAATGACACCAAGATATACTTCTCTTCTATAACGATCATCATTTGTTTGTACTTCATAATACCGACGTGATCTTCGATTACGCTCATAAATATCCTCCCACAAAGGAACTTGAATGTCATGTTTGTTGCAAAATAAGGTTAGCTTTGCAAGAAATTCTTCCCAACCATGGGACCTCATGTGTTGCATTCTACTCTTTGCCAAACTAACAAGTGTCATTGCATTGACAATATCTTGATCCCTCTTTTGCAAAGATTTGGACAACTCATTTGTATAGCCAAGAATAACAAGCATCAAGTGCAGATTGAAAACAAAGTCAAATGATTCAAAGGCTTGAGCAACTCCACGTATTCTTGTCCACTCactttttttgtgaaggatcttttCCAAtagcatcaagtacttcaaggattGTGGAATACATGCTAACAATGTGCATAATGGTTTTGAAATGAGAACCCCAACGAGTGTCGCCGGGTCTAGCTAGTCCCATCTCTTGATTTAGTCCGGGTGGCTGGTGGAGTGGACTGGCGGCGGCGCCGGTGCGTCCTGGCTACTGGCGGCGGCGCGGCCTGGTGGAAGGAGCCGAGCGCCCGAGCGCAGCGGGGTGGATTAGGTTGCTGTGCTGCGCTGCGCCTGACCCTGCTGCCTCTTCTGGGCTTTGGCTCGCTCAACCGCTCACGTGAAGTGGGCTGGGCTTGTGCTATTTGATTTGGGCCAAAAATACTACATGGTAAAAAATAATTTCTTAAATATCTGGGTGTGTCACGGCACACCTTGCACACACGCTGGGTGCGCCAATGGCTGGACATTGCTCTTGCCTCGGATGTTGAAACTTGGGCTCCTGCTATTGTCGCTGACCAACGGCCACAACATATGTTCCCCGTTTGGCGAGATGGCAAAGGGAAGAGGGAGAAGGGATATGGGTGGGGAAAGAGATGGGAAGAATATGACATGTTGGGTTGTACGTATCTGTTTTCTAGGTGATGTGGCGCCACCTAGTTCAAAACTAGtcaaaacattgagatggttgcCTTTTAAATGGTTTTGAGAGTTGAGGATGGAACTTAGACCAAACTGAACTTAAGGGTTATAATTTGAACTTAGCCATATATTTTTTTCCCTTTTTGAAAATTCCAGTTtttcttttttagaaaaaaaatcattttaaaaaaatgttctgaaTCTCACAAAATGCCAGCATCTAAAAAAGTATTcacattttaaaaaaaatattagcaTTTTCAAAAACAAATATTCAGAAATTTCAacacatttttttgattttttaaattattgttttaaatatatatatatatatatatatatatatatatatttgatcttattttatttttagaaaataaAAGGTAAACACTGAAAAATAAGAAGATCGTAGGAAACGTTCATGCTCAGTGCCAGCGATGAACTGGGCCTGCGCACGCACGTCTGGCAAAATTTCCTGTGGACTTGCGTGCAAGTTAGCCAATCTGACTGAAACTCAAAATAGGGTTACAGTACAGGCCCACAAGATAGCAAGCCCACCCTTTCTACATATCGCGTCCTCGCCACCCCCACCTCtctcgccctctctttcccttcgCACAATCGCGGCGTCGGCGGCTGCGGCGGAACCTCCCGGCGATCACCGGACTCACCCCGGCAGGTACCGCGCTCTCCTCCCTCCCCCCTGTATCCGCGTGCCCGCGAGAGCGTTCGTTCCTACGCGTACGGGTGCTTGCATGGTCTTTCGCCGGAAACCCTAGGTCTGCGGCGCGCGGGCTTAGATCCCCGGCGTATTCGGCGGGTTCCTTGCTGGTCCTCCCGGGGCAATCCCGCGGTCTTCAGTTTTGACTCCTGAAGTCTCATCGCCCGCTGGAAATATCGAATCTTGCCCCAGAGAGGCTCGTCACGCTGTTCATGTTACGCCGTACTATGTGGCAATAGGTTGGTTGACGCCGCATTGTCTGGAACTTGCCGTAGAGATTGTTTGATTCTTGGTATTGAAAGCCATAGAAAAGTTTCTTATGTGCTAACTTGCATGCTAGTCCATAGGAAATTTTGCTTTGTCTTCATGACAGCCATGACAAACACCCAATAATCCTGCAAGAAAATTCATGTGTTATTCCTGTGGTGCGACCAAACACCTTATATAACATTAAATCATTACCATCTTCAGTGTTTTCAATCTATGACTTAACATGCCATAGCATCCAACTCCTACAATTTTTAACTCTCTCTGTGCTTTTGGAATTCTGAAATCAAAGAGGGCCGTAACATGTCGTGTTATGTATGTAATTACAGGCAAAGCAATGAGGAGGTACAGTCCCCAATACCGGAGTCCCCCAAGGAGGGGATATGGTGGCAGAGGTAGAAGTCCCCCGAGGAGGGGATATGGAGGACGGAGGGAGCAGGGTTCAGGAAGCCTCTTGGTCCGCAACATCCCATTGAGCTGCAGGTAGGAAAACTGTGACATGGATACAGCTTTACTGATGACTTAGTTTTTCACGAAAGAAGAATATTTCACTTCGCAAGGTATTGACCTTAGTTTTGTTCTCTTATCTGTGGCAGGCCGGAGGATCTGCGGGTTCCTTTTGAAAGGTTTGGTCCTGTTCGGGATGTGTACCTACCAAAGGATTATTACACCAGGTAGGCTTTATGTATCCCATAATTTATTTGCATTTGGCAAACAATTTTGGCCTTGCTTTCCCATGATAATATGAAATATAGAAAAAAAAGGACTTTGAATGCTTATCTACATTGTTGTTGCATAAGATTGGTAATCCCAGCCTTTTTTTCATGAAGAGATGTTGTGAGCATATCTTTCAGATTTGGTGTGATTTTGGTTTGCAACCATGTTTGTGCATTAACGTTTAGGCCCAATGAAAATGCTCTAGTCATTGCAGTCTGTTCATGTGCTTCGGTGATTAATTTCTGTCACTAGAATGTGTGATTAACCAATCTGGAAATGCTTACATTACCTTGTCTTGCGTATTCATCCATCTCTATGATAGtttctttttctgaaataattGCCAGGGTAGTATTGGTTTGATGCAAGTACAATCCATTGATTAGTTGAAGAATGTTTTTTTTTTAATATTCCTAACAATTCATTTGCTTGGCAAGATAGAGTCTTGTCCTAATGAAGAAGTTCTTCTATGAAGACAAAGATTTGATTTGAGAAAATTAGTTTCGTGAAGAGAAGATAAAGAGAGTTGTATTGGGTAGTCCATGAGAAGATTAAAAGAAGCGAAGTTCATTTCAAGTACTTTTGAGACTTTTCAAACATTGAGGAACTTGAAGCGAATGATTTTACGAAGATGCTCTTTATGAGGATCACCGTACTTAGTCATTATACAAGAAATTTGTACAAGAAACTTGGATACTAGGGCCTGGACATATAGCTGTGTTTTGCAACACTTGCTTCATGTTTGATGGGAAATGTGTGTAAGTTGTTGACTGTGCTTCGTCAAGAATCATAGAGGGCACACTGCATTTGAACTGTGATGGTAACATGAGAGGCACACACACTCTTTATGAATCTTCATGCTCTCTTTTGTCTGTTATCCCATTATATTTTCCTTTATCCTACTTTGTCTAATGGAATTGTTATCACAGGGAGCCCCGAGGGTTTGCATTTGTGGAGTTTGTTGACCCTTATGACGCCTCTGATGCACAATATCACTTGAACCACACAGTATTTTGTGGCCGAGAGATAACTGTTGTTGTTGCTTCCGAGTCACGGAAAAGGCCAGATGATATGCGTAATAGGGCTAGAATCAGGTATGTTATTCCATTCTTGTGAAATTCTTATCTTATGTTATGTGCTCATTTGCACTGGTTGCTTCGCAGGGGGTATTCTGGTGAACCTGAAAGGCGTCATTCTCGTTATGGTACTTCCTTACGTCATTGTTTTTTTAGGAAATGAAATCATTAATGTTGTATGATTTGCAGTCCTGCGTACTCTGAAATGCCAATCTAGAATTCTGAAAGCTTCATTCTATTAGGCTGTTTATCCCAGTTTAGACCTTGCAGTTGCATGTAGATAGACCAATTTAGATCTTTTTGCAGAGAAGAATGCATTATGTCTGCTACGCCTAACAGGTTGCAACTTGCAACCCTGCAGTTGCTGGAAGTTATTTATTTGTTCCTAGCGTTCATATAATTGTCCTTTTGCATAGCATGTGATTTTGGATCTTTTTGCACCCTCTAGTTAAGTAAACATCGAGTACCTTGCAAACAGACATCAGTTAGATGGAGGCTTTAATGGACAGAGTGCACCAGTGCTAAATCTTAGGAAAGGCTCCATTATGCACAAATCTTTATTTTGCGATACTGGTAGCTGCCTATTGCAGATTGCAGAAGAGTGAAATCTGCAGTTTACTGTGTTCTGaatatttcaaattatttttcctgCAGTACCAGTTGACAAATTATGTGTGTTCTCACGAATTTCAGGGAGGTCTCGTTCCCGTTCACGCTCCTACTCTCCTCGCTATCGGGGCCGTCCTCGGTCAAGGTCAA
Proteins encoded:
- the LOC123095684 gene encoding serine/arginine-rich SC35-like splicing factor SCL30 gives rise to the protein MRRYSPQYRSPPRRGYGGRGRSPPRRGYGGRREQGSGSLLVRNIPLSCRPEDLRVPFERFGPVRDVYLPKDYYTREPRGFAFVEFVDPYDASDAQYHLNHTVFCGREITVVVASESRKRPDDMRNRARIRGYSGEPERRHSRYGRSRSRSRSYSPRYRGRPRSRSRSYSPAPRRRDDYSASPPRSHHTQSPRRLPKGHEEDERRSYSPAGRGGGERDADTNGKRSPPSDTEGSPPRTRRSPRQSSGSPVGSRSRSPEASPARSD